gaaagacactctgatgcttaagtcagtcTCTTTTGCACAAATCAAAGATTAGTATTTATAGAACAAAATACTAAAAAAGTAGTTATACGATCCACTCCCTGATTGGCTATTGTTGTAAGAAAATTTCCTGCCAAAATGCCTTCTTGTATATTTAACTTGCAGAAGACAGAAGGGAAATTCGCCTCTAACCCGTGGCCTCTATCGGATTCTCCTCTGTTCTGGTTGAAATGCTTCGTTTTACTAATTCCCAAAAATAGCAAAATATTTGGGCCGAACATTTTGAGCCCAACAGTTCCCAATAAAACTACCAATTATATTTAGCTACATAACTCAACTCGATGGAagaggagaaaaaaaaaacataaaaatgtgtGTATATAGAAATTTGAGTataataagaaataaaataaaataaaaattgatcTAGCTGCATTCCAAAAGTTAGTAACCAACAAATTATTAATTGAATTGTATTTTGCtagttttatatttttctttttgaaaagttcatttacttttttttccaaatataaattaagttagtTGTAATTATTAAGCTAACTAAGAAAAATTCTCAAAATGATACAAATATGATACAATGATTGTTATTCCGTTTTAagaatttttctttttcataaaGCTCTGGATAAGAATACATTGTATTTGATTAGTGctaaaaatatcaatttattagttttaaagtgtaaaataaattaagttttaattaatattttcatgaatttattgtaatatatgttataattgaaaaatattaatttaaatttaatttgtgtttaattttcaggaaataaattgcatttggacattaataaaaagagaaaagaaagaaatagttaaaactgaagagaaaaaaaaaatcgtgATCTAAACCCAATAGTAATAGGCCCAAAGGAGCCCAAGCCCGCCTAGGCTTTGCCTTGTTCTCCATCACACAACGCACCACGTGGCGCTTTTCCCTCGCGCCACACATCCGTGAGCAGCCCAGCCCAGCGCCTGACCCGCGAACCACCTGGCTAGCTCCACCTGCGTGCCCACTTGATGGCCCAAACCCCTACACGCGTGTTAACCTGGTCAAATAAGCTTTTCCTTCAGCTCCAGCCGTGACAAGTGGCGTGCTCTCATTGGCTGCGACTTGGTCAAAGTCGCAGCTGCCACCAGAGCCACTATCCAACCCACTTTGTGTGCTCTTTGGGCCTTGGACCCTtcaattttgagctttaaagctcacattttgtgttgttttagaaaaatggtcatgatgaccattcactaaaataaCTTGGTTGCTATTAATAataagatatgatttttcaagaacatattttattattaatgtttcagatttattttgtaaacctcatttgtagtttaatttctttttagtcattttcttcttctataaatagggacaatTCGTCCACattatgtatgtaatttttagagtaaagaaactatagcaaaatttctactcactttatTCTCATACTTTCTTCTTAAAAATTTGTGAGAATAATGAGCATAATGACATAATTTTCCTAGGAATGTTatggatgattccatatgctagtgatgttattttgctactttgatttgctatgttcttaatataattcatttgagttgtttatgttttttcaacctaatctttatttacttgtgctaataatATGTAGGATTAGTCATGTTATTATTTCTGTGTGTTTCTAAttattagtaaaagtaatattgatacataattgtatgtctaatcttctatagcattattgcccttgggtatttattttttttagatttttcataagattaacattgtgctcctaaagtaaaaaactttataactcaaatggacttttgttagaaaataatatggaTTTTAATgctagattttccaagtaaatgttgggatgtgaactatttacttgtgtagttttgtaaatcaagtaactaagtaactaaacaagcatatggatgattcttgaaacatttatacttttcaactcttgattacattttattttttatttcacttGCCTcatttttatcatttcatcaaaaagacaacaaaaaaatctcaaatctattttcattttcatttttatttatttcatgttactaattttttgtgttatttttctactaatcttttggttttaggttacttCCTTGTGGATCGTCCGTCGAacttttactacaactaccgctagtggttgtcacatttttGACGTTAAACAGTATTGTATCATATTTGGATGTACATAATTATGACACGGTATGCTAATATCTCAATGCGTATATAACACAATTAATAAATATGTCAAATATATATACACGTACATTGGGTATTTTTATGGTGCAACTCACAAAAAGATGTGCACCAATTGTTTGCACCCCGTGAATAATTTTCGGCGTAaaatttttttatgaccatgtatattgtagttatttaaagtattctgtaaatttttagaaaattctgaataatttagagTACTGAAAACAAGGTTCAAGCAAATTGTTACACGCGTGACTATTTTTATTATGCGTGTAAAAATCAATAtgtttgaaaattattttttttgtcCTTAGATATTAGCATGTATCATGTGTGTTTTTACATCTCATTTAAATGGGCCTTTTGGGCTTTcatcttttaataaaaattaggCGTATACATTTTTACTCCTAACAAATACATATCATGTGTGTGTATTTTTATGGGATCGACGTAAACACGATAAGTTTAAGTAACGGTTACACACATCATTTTGGAATTAAGCAGGTATACCAAAATCTatcttgtttatttgtaaatTGTAATACACTCATCAACTCGACATTTACACATGCATTAACTATATATATCACCTAAATTTACGTTTTGTGCCAATATTTTCGATCTACTTCCAAAATTTCTTGTCTAAAATGTGCTCAAATTTAAAAAGTTGATTTATTCTTTTCTagtcaataatattatatcatTCTTCATTAACTTGAGTTTCTCTCTCTGTCTTCATTATATTATATACTTTATATCAGCTGTTACCCTTAAGTCCATGCATTTATCATGTGGTAGCTATAGGTACTTGATATTATAATTTTTACCATAACTTTTAAACACTTTCCTAGGCTTATATGAGATTTTGTGCATTTCTCGGATCATGTTTTCTCCATGGCTTGTGGTTCAATCAAAGAGCATTAGGTTCAAGAAATTTGTGATGCATGAGATCCCATCATTCCATCATGAATTTTACATATTTAACAATTTAACTCCTAATTTTATTAATACGAAAAAGGGCTACAGAAAGCTATTTGATCGATCATTATATTAATGCACCACGTGAGGTCAACTTCAAAACTTTTCAAttctatttaaatatataaacCCTGTACGTACACTTTTAGTAGTAGCTTGGACACATGCTAGATATGATAAATAAttcttattattttataatatatatcaaGTGGTTTGTAATTTATTATGAGAATATGATAtaattccaaaaataaaaaactaaagaattaaaaaatataaaggtGTACGTATACTAAATAATGTACTGTGATATTTATAGATCACCATggacaaactttctataataaaaaaaatacgtAAACAATAGATTTTCTAAGTGTCAATTTATGCATGCAAAAGAACATTAGTACTATAAATATTATGCAACAAATATAGGAAAAACGTTGTTATATTTCTTTGACCTTCAAGTAAATACTCCTGATCACAATGAAGGATTAAGAAGAGTCTtaggaagaagaaaaagagaaccGAAATCGATCGATTCCGGCCACCGGACCCCATGGCTTCAACCTTAAGCCGCTCCACAACTTTGTTGTTACTTTCAACcttacttcttcttcttcttcttcctttcctcTCCCATAATATAACCTTGAGCCAAAACCAGCTTACCATACActctttgtcttcttctttcaGTATTTCCTTCACTAATAATAatgacaccaccaccaccactactactccTATTCTAACTTATAATATTTCGAACACCAATGATACAATTACACCAAAAGTTTCTGTAGAAGCTTTTCTCTCGAGTTTTATGCATCAAAACAATACTATAATTAGTAATCATCATATTGCTGCTAAAAAGGTGAGCATcgttgatttttattttatgtgtgtgtgtgtgtgtgtgtgtgtgaatataGATGAAGTATTTAATTATTAATGCTTTTGTTTCATTTATTAGAACTAACGTGTAGATAAATGGGTCATATATAGTTTGAATTTTCGGCCAACTTATATAATCTTAATTGTATGTGTTTTTTTGAGCAGATcatcaagaagaagagaaggttggATAGAATTGCTTATGATTTGGCTAAGGCTCGAGTAGCTATTCGTCAAGCTAttctttccaaaagtttcaagtCTGATAAGAATGAGAGCTTCGTACCAAGAGGTTCCATTTACAGAAATCCATATGCTTTTCATCAGTAAGTACTTTTAGTCTATACTTTTGTATCCCAAGTTGCACCCAAAAACAAAGTGCTATGTTTTAACttaattatgtatatatttttgggGTGCAAATTCAGGAGTCATATAGAAATGGTGAAGAGATTCAAAGTGTGGAGCTACAAGGAAGGAGAGCGGCCAATATTCCACATGGGCCCAATGAGTAACATCTATGCGATTGAAGGACAATTCATAGAAGAAATAGAGAGTGAGGAGAGCCCTTTCAGAGCTAAACATCCTGAGGAGGCACACACATTTTTTATGCCCATAAGTGTAGCTAACATCATTAAGTTTATTTATAGCCCTGTTATTTACCCATCTGACTACAATCGAGATCGACTCTATCGACTTATGAATGATTATGTTGGTGTTGTGGCCAATAAGTACCCATTTTGGAACAAAAGCAATGGTGCTGATCATTTCATGGTTTCGTGCCACGATTGGGTGAGTTTCATTCTTCTTATTATACTGATTAATTTCTCTATATatatactcatgcatgcatagaTTATATATCGTGTAAAAAAAACTTATGTCTGAGTATAATAATAACACATCGACATTGGGTTATAATTTTCAAGTTAGTATAAAGGAATCACTTTGCATatgataaaatataattaagagaTTACAAAAATATGTATTTGATCAATGTGAACAcctcatatatgtatatatatataataaaaaaactcATGTTACTAAAATGTGAGAATGAATATCTATAGTCGATCGATCTGTCATGCGTGAGTAATGCAGGTGCTACTTATTCTTTTTCCTATGTAATAATATTCGACTTATAAAAACTCTCGTACCATTTATTGAGGAAGTAGTAAAgtgcatattttcttttaataatatgataaattgACTTATTAAAACCATGTAAGTCCATTTCAACAATCACTGGTTCAATGTATTTTCAACTATATACAAAATTCAGGCTCCAGAAGTATCACATGAAAAACCTCAACTCTTCAAGAACTTCATAAGAGTTTTATGCAATGCCAATACTTCAGAAGGATTTCAGCCTAGAAGAGATGTCTCACTACCTGAAATCTATTTGAGAAGAGGAACTTTGGGCCCAGTAGATTTGGGCCAAGCCCCACACGAGCGCACAATATTGGCCTTTTTTGCTGGTGGACTCCATGGATACATTAGAAAGATCTTGTTCCAACAATGGAAAGACAAAGACATTGATATTCAGGTCTTTGAGAAGGTTCCAAGGGGGCTAAACTACACCAAGCTAATGGGCAAAGCTAAGTATTGCTTGTGCCCAAGTGGGTACGAAGTGGCTAGTCCAAGAGTGGTGGAGGCAATCAATGCAGGTTGTGTCCCAGTGATAATCTCTGGTAGTTATTCACTACCCTTTAGTGATGTACTTGATTGGAGCCAATTTACCGTACAAATCCCAATCTCAAAAATACCAGAAATTAAGAACATCTTAAGTCATATTCCAAATGAGAAGTACTTGAGATTATATGATAAGGTTTCTCAAGTGAAGAGGCATTTTGTGTTGAATCGGCCAGCTAAACCGTTTGATGTGTATCACATGGTGCTTCATTCAATTTGGTTAAGACGACTCAACTTTAAAATTGGAAACATAAATAGCTTGTGATTAaacttatattattt
The Humulus lupulus chromosome 6, drHumLupu1.1, whole genome shotgun sequence DNA segment above includes these coding regions:
- the LOC133785712 gene encoding probable glycosyltransferase At3g42180, which codes for MVKRFKVWSYKEGERPIFHMGPMSNIYAIEGQFIEEIESEESPFRAKHPEEAHTFFMPISVANIIKFIYSPVIYPSDYNRDRLYRLMNDYVGVVANKYPFWNKSNGADHFMVSCHDWAPEVSHEKPQLFKNFIRVLCNANTSEGFQPRRDVSLPEIYLRRGTLGPVDLGQAPHERTILAFFAGGLHGYIRKILFQQWKDKDIDIQVFEKVPRGLNYTKLMGKAKYCLCPSGYEVASPRVVEAINAGCVPVIISGSYSLPFSDVLDWSQFTVQIPISKIPEIKNILSHIPNEKYLRLYDKVSQVKRHFVLNRPAKPFDVYHMVLHSIWLRRLNFKIGNINSL